A window of Oncorhynchus masou masou isolate Uvic2021 chromosome 19, UVic_Omas_1.1, whole genome shotgun sequence genomic DNA:
ACAGAACATAGTTCTTTGGAATGTCGGATAAACTCTTTTCACCCTACAACCGTTGCGTAGAAACGCCTCTAAACATTGTGCCATCCTCTTTGCTATAGAGAAATTACTGGTGAAAGACATGTCAGAGGAAAGAAGAGTTGTGTCTAAACTAATGCTTGTCTCATGTGTCCCAGTATAAATTTCCACTGGGATTTATTGCCAACCATCCATAGAAATAACCACATTGAACATGCTGTTACCGACTGCTACCAGCAGAGGCCACTGTTTCTTACACTATGGGTGGAATTTGTGCCAATAAACTCTGGTTTGTTTGATTTCTCCTCAAACAGTTGAAATTAGGGGTGAGAGTTGATCCAAGACCTGTGTTTAGGGATAACCTCTGCAGAAAGTGtaaaataatacaacacattTCCAGGGCTGGGAGAGAAGTTGATCGACATCCATAGAATAGTCACACGTTGTGCAGACATTTTAAAATGTCTAAATGTGCCTATGTGTTCCTTTGTAATCTGATACCTGTGTGCTTCTCAACTGTAGGTCTGATTATTTGAGGCTGACGGGCTTTCATTTGTGTTCAGCCACTTAAAGAATTCAATTCCGTAGAGATATGGAAGTTAGATTGGTGTCTTTGCGTGCAAAGATCTGCCACAGTGTCAACCCCTCCTCCATCATTCTCATCACTGCACCAGTCACATGACAGGAACAACACATCTACTGCAAatatcatcgtcatcatcatcatcaccttcgTCATCACCCAACGCGGTATATATGAACACACATCATAGTTACACAGACATACTTTATATACacattcagacagacacacagacagacagataacgcCCCCCCCCGCCGCCCCCCCAAGAGGGTTATATATCTCACTTTGAAAATCATCTTTCATATTAGATTAGTCCATTTTTTTCTCTGTATGTGTTATTTTTTCCCAAAAATAAAGTATGATTGTACTATATGTGTATAGTCTTGACAGCTTCTTGGTAGAGTTgacagcatacacacacacacacacacacacacaggctcatgTAGAGGGACTGGATGACTGGGAGAGCACCAGATGTAGCAGAGGAGAAGATCCAGGAAGAACagaacgagagaaagaggagagagagagagagagagagagagggggtgggggagaaggaaggagagttTTCCTTCAGAGAGAGGACTCGTACTGCAGTAGCTCATATAGGAGTGGCCCATCCCTATACCTGATGCCCGCCGCGTTGGGGCTGATGTACTGCAGCACGTTTATGGTCCTGCGGAGCCGTCGATCCACAAAGTGTACGTCCCAGGCCGGGTAACGCTTTCTGGGCATGTCTATCTTGATGAGGGGCCCCTCTGGTCGGATGGGTCTCCCGGCAGCGTCCACCGGCTCCGTGGACCTCACCTGGAACACAGGCAGACAGGTGTCCGTAGCCTCATCATCCTGCCCATCCCCCGCAAAGGCCCGTGTTGGGGTGGCTTGAGAGGCTCGGGGGCCCGGGGTGGGGGCCATGGGCTCGGCTTCGGGGGGCAAGGGGAGGCCCCACAGCAGCTCAGCGCAGCAGGAGGAGGCCAGGACCCGGAGCCCGGGGCCCATGGGGTGCAACACCCCGTAATACAGCACCATGCAGGCCACGCCCGAGGCGAAGCACAAGAAGACGCCGCAGAGGGCGGAGCCGGCGTAGGCGTCGGTGGTGGCGGGGTCGCGGTAGGCATACCAGAGCGCGGTGAGCACGGCGTTCTCCAGTAGCACCACGGTATAGTAGGTGACCATACGGTAGCGCGTCCGACCCTCTCTCACGTTGAACCAGCAGAACACGTAGACCACGCCCACAACCATGTTAAACAGAATCTCCTCCCACTTGGACATGCAGAAGTCGGTGCCACCGTGGATTACCCAGAAGGCCATGGCGCACCAGTGCAGCACCACGAAGATGCCGAAGTAGAGATGGAACACGGAGGCGAACAGGGCAAAGGAGAGGACCCGGGAAGAGATGGTGAAGAGACGCCAGAACAGGTGTACCAGGGCACCACGGTAGCTCAGGCTCGTCTTGTCGTCACGGGAGTCACGCAAGAGCTTGTGATAGGAGGCCAGCAcccaggacagggacaggagagaggccaGCACAGACATACCTAGGGAGAAAGGAGAAGGAtaagagtgagagagtgggagaaaaggagagaaaaagagagagagagtgagagagagaaagagggagagagagagggggggagagagagagatagagagagagacagagagacagggggagagagagagagagagagagagagagagagagagagagagaaagagagagagagagagagagagagagagagacagacagagagagagagagagagagagagagacagagagagagggggaaagagagagagggggaaagagagatagagagagagacagagagacagagagagagggggaaagagagagagagagagagagagagagagagagagagagagagaaagagagataataaAAGGTGACTATTTCTGTGACAGGGCAGGTGTTGTTCTGTAAGTCCAGTAAGAATGTTTGGAGCCGAGCAGAGAGCTGGAGCATGGGGAATCAATGTCTGCAGGACACTCAAACTGTTTTCCACTCATAATGAGTAATTCATCTCGACACATTAAAATTAATTTATAACCTGAACCAACGGACAATCAAATTAATCACGTAATTTTAGCTAAACTAAACTATTAAATTAAATATTAAAATCTAACATTTAAATGTGCTTATCCGTGTACAGTGCAGTGACAAAGTGAACAAAATGAAACTCTAAATATAGTGTGATATTCAGATATATTATGGCTGGTTGAATCACACTactacggtgtccatattaggacattcTCAGTCTCAGCATTACTTGTTTACTACACCAGTCCTGCTTCCCTAAGACAGTCCATGTTGATCGAGACATCAGCATGAACATCAGCAGTACAGTCGATGCTCTCATATCACCTGCAATGTGAAAAATGGTCCAGCATTACAGCTCCGTCAACTGAGCTGCACAATACACTGCTGTGATATAGTTCACAGAGACTCAACATGTGTTATTTGTTGTAAACATACTATTTTCACACATTAAACACTTTTGattgaaaatgtttgttttttttaaactttgcAAGGGTTAATATTCGAAATCCAAGTTTCGCCTCAAACTGAGAATTAAATTACTGAGAATTAACAAactaaaatattttaaaaaatcatACAAATGTGATGACAGTTGCTTATAGTACAAAATTCAACAAGGAATTtactaatttaatttaatttctaAAGTTTTTTTTGTAACAAAAACGGTGGaagaggtcaaatcaaatcaaatcaaattttatttgtcacatacacatggttagcagatgttaatgcgagtgtagcgaaatgcttgtgcttctagttccgacaatgcagtaataaccaacaagtaatctaactaacaattccaaaactactgtcttatacacacaagtgtaaggggataaagaatatgtacataaagatatagaaatgagtgatggtacagagcagcataggcaagatacagtagatggtatcgagtacagtatatacatatgagatgagtatgtaaacagagtggcatagttaaagtggctagtgatacatgtattacataaggatgcagtcgatgatatagagtacagtatataggtatgcatatgagatgaataatgtagggtatgtaaacattatattaggtagcattgtttaaagtggctagtgatatattttacatcatttcccatcaattcccattattaaagtggctggagttgagtcagtgtcagtgtgttggcagcagccactcaatgttagtggtgactgtttaacagtctgatggccttgagatagaagctgtttttcagtctctcggtcccagctttgatgcacctgtactgacctcgccttctggatgatagtggggtgaacaggcagtggctcgggtggttgttgtccttgatgatctttatggccttcctgtaacaccgggtggtgtaggtgtcctggagggcaggtagtttgtccccgatgatccgttgtgcagacctcactaccctctggagagccttacggttgtgggcggagcagttgccgtaccaggcggtgatacagcccgccaggatgctctcgattgtgcatctgtagaagtttatgAGTGCTTttagtgacaagccaaatttcttcagcctcctgaggttgaagaggcgctgctgcgccttcttcacgatgctgtctgtgtgagtggaccaattcagtttgtctgtgatgtgtatgccgaggagcttaaaacttactaccctctccactactgttacatcgatgtggataggggggtgctccctctgctgtttcctgaagtccacaatcatctccttagttttgttgacgttgagtgtgaggttattttcctgacaccacactccgagggccctcacctcctccctgtaggccgtctcgtcgttgttggtaatcaagcctaccactgctgtgccatccgcaaacttgatgattgagttggaggcgtgcgtggccacgcagtcgtgggtgaacagggagtacaggagagggctcagaaagcacccttgtggggccccagtgttgaggatcagcggggtggagatgttgttgcctaccctcaccacctgggggcggcccgtcaggaagtccagtacccagttgcacagggcggggtcgagacccagggtctcgagcttgatgacgagcttggagggtactatggtgttaaatgccgagctgtagtcgatgaacagcattctcacataggtattcctcttgtccagatgggttagggcagtgtgcagtgtggttgagattgtatcgtctgtggacctatctgggcggtaagcaaattgaagtgggtctagggtgtcaggtaggggggaggtgatatggtccttgactagtctctcaaagcacttcatgatgacggaagtgagtgctccGGGGCGGTAAACCAAAACCGGAGTGGTCCCAATACGGATCCATGGGGAACCCCTCTAAATCTGCAGCGTCTCGGCCTGGTTTCTCCGGATATAATATGATAAtatttaatataatgtaataaaatataatcataatataatataataatatattacatAACCACCACACAGAGCCTTGGGGAACCCCTTTGTCTCTTACACTGCAGCGTCTCGACCCGGTTCCTCTGGATCATGATACAGAGCTGCAGGACCAGCTGAGGAGCTGACTCCAGGAAGGTCTCCAGCAGACGCAGCATGTTGACGTCAGCGTACTCATACATCATGGCCCAGTAGAACCTCCTTTGGTTCTCCTTCCGACGATGACTCTGGATGCCCAGGTACATGGTACGGATGTACCTGACagaggaaagaaaagaaagaaagaaagaaagagagagagagagggagagagagagagagagagagaaagaaagaaagagagaaagaaagagagagagagaaagaaagaaagaaagaaagaaagaaagaaagaaagaaagaaagaaagaaagaaagagagagagagaaagaaagaaaaaatattatttggattacctttgccaagataatccatatcattacacaggtgcaccttgtgctagggagaATATAAGGCcagtctaaaatgtgcagttttgtcacacaacacaatgccacggatgtctcaagttgagggagcgtacaactggcatgctgactgtaggaatgtccacgaGAACTGTTGCCAGGGAATTAAATGTTCATGTCTCTACCAtcagccacctccaatgtcattttataGAGTTTGGCtgtacatccaaccagcctcacaaccgcagacaatGTGTAAACATGCCAGTCCAAGACcttcacatccggcttcttcacctgtgggatagtctaagaccagccacctggacagctgatgaaactgaggaataTTTATGTCTGATTGGTTGGGCTTGGCtctcagtgggtgggcctatgccctcccaggcccacccatggttgcttccctgcccagtcatgtgaaatccatagatgtaTTTATTCATTTCAATGGactatttccttatatgaactgtaactcagtaaaatagtttaaattgttgcattatatttttttcagtataTATAGTTCCTGCATGAAGTCCTAGCTTCACTAGCTCATGTATACATCCAGGAGTTTctgaagtgtgtttgtgtgtaaaggGAAGAAGCCTCAACAGGAGGGAATGGGAAGAGGACAGGATTCTGTCTGGGCTgcagagactctctctctctctctctctctctctctctctcctctctatctctcctctctctctctctctgtcttctctctctctctctgtcttctctctctctgtctctctctctctctcctctctctctctctctctctctctctctctctctctctatctctctctctctctctctctctctctctctctctctctctctctctctctctctctctctctctctctctctctctctctctctctctctctctctctctctctctctctctctctctctctctct
This region includes:
- the LOC135506239 gene encoding XK-related protein 6-like translates to MAAKSDGRGVIRGFAQLHNLDEVVGTGEGDPREGSSFHICHCCNTSSCYWGCRSACLHYLHDKRRGGGGQEDARTGRPQQEERLWLDCLWIILALFVFFWDVGTDLALAIDYYHKHDYLWSGLTLFLVLVPSVLVQILSFRWFVQDYTGGGLGSVEGLSNRRATAGLSAQGRDRCCLLSVWLWQTLIHIFQMGQVWRYIRTMYLGIQSHRRKENQRRFYWAMMYEYADVNMLRLLETFLESAPQLVLQLCIMIQRNRVETLQCMSVLASLLSLSWVLASYHKLLRDSRDDKTSLSYRGALVHLFWRLFTISSRVLSFALFASVFHLYFGIFVVLHWCAMAFWVIHGGTDFCMSKWEEILFNMVVGVVYVFCWFNVREGRTRYRMVTYYTVVLLENAVLTALWYAYRDPATTDAYAGSALCGVFLCFASGVACMVLYYGVLHPMGPGLRVLASSCCAELLWGLPLPPEAEPMAPTPGPRASQATPTRAFAGDGQDDEATDTCLPVFQVRSTEPVDAAGRPIRPEGPLIKIDMPRKRYPAWDVHFVDRRLRRTINVLQYISPNAAGIRYRDGPLLYELLQYESSL